The DNA window TGGCAAACGCAATATCCGGCACGTCTTCCCAGGTAAATACTGCCAGCACGCCGGGTAAATTTTTGGCATCGTCACAATTGATGCTGTTGGCATAGCCATGTGCTATGGGGCTGCGAACATATTTGGCATAACACATGCCTGCCATCACGTAATCATCGGTGTATCTGGCCCGCCCGGTCACCTTGGCAATGGCATCCACGCGCATACATGACTCACCGGTAACGGTCGCTTCTCGCGATTCCATAGTCGTCCCCCTGAAATGAAGATTTGGCTCGCAAGCCAATACCTAAAACAGGCAAGAATTACGCCAGAAGCGGAAATTACGGTGGGTAAGTCAAGGAACTGTGATGATGTTAAAAGTTGTAGCCGTTATGGGGAGAGGAGGGCGAAAAAACGCCGTGCGCCGCGTATCATTATGAGCTTAATCAAATCATTATGATACGCGACGATAGATCTTATCAGGCAACCAGTGCCGCCCATAAATGGGAGAACGGCATCACCAGAACCAGTCCGGGCAACATATTGGCGACCGGGAACAGCTTGATGTTACAGATACGCAATCCGGTCGCCACCATCAGCAGCCCGCCTGCACAGGAGAAATCCGCCATCATCTCAGGTGAGATCATCGGTAGGATAACCACCGCCAGCATCGCCAGCGCCACCTGAATAATGACCTGCGGGATAGCGATGGTCATCACCGCGTAACCCAGCAGCGTGGCAAAGATCCCGGCGGTGAACAGATCGAGAATCGTTTTGATGTACAAGATTGACGGGTCGCCGCTCATCCCTTCCGTCATCGCCCCGAAAATGCCGGTGCCGCTGGCGCAAAACAGCACCAGGATAGCGACAAATTTCTCCGTGAACTCTTCGTGGCTCAGGCCCTGCACCGGGGGAAGTACTTTATTGATAAAACCGCGCGTTGAGCCTGCCGCCTTACCAATGCCCTTTTCCAGATGCAGCAGTTCACCGAGAATTGCGCCGATCACCATCGCCAGCACCACGGCGGGCATATATTTTACTTTCAAAACCAACGTAATGCCAAGACCGACGGAGCACAGGCCGAAGGTCATCGGCAGCGCCGTTTTTACGCGATCGGGAAGCTTACCGCCCGCCGCTGCGCCAATAAGTCCGCCAATAATCACGGCGGCTCCATTTACATATGGGCCGATTAACATTGAATAATTTCCTGTTAATTAAAACTTAGCTCGCCCTCGCCCCAGCGAGGGATGTTGTTGACCTCAAGGTCAAACAGGTCGAGCGCGCGATTAACGCTATGAGTAATGATGTCGTCTGCCGTTTGCGGGCGTTGATAAAGCGCCGGAACCGGTGGGAACACAATCCCGCCCATTTCCGTCACCGCCAGCATATTGCGAATATGGCCGAGGTTGAGCGGCGTTTCGCGGGCCAGCAGCACCAGGCGGCGGCGCTCTTTCAGCACCACGTCCGCTGCCCGGGTGAGCAGGTTGTCGGTCAGACAGTGGGCAATGGCACCTAGAGAGCGCATTGAGCAAGGGGCTACCAGCATCCCCAGCGTTTTGAATGAACCGCTGGAGATGGATGCCCCCAGATTGCTAATGGGATGCACCACGTCAGCCAGCGCCATCACCTCGTCCAACTGATAATCCGTCTCCAGTTCGCAGGTTTTCTCCGCGCCTTTTGAGACCACCAGATGGACTTCAACGGGAAGCGGGCGAAGTAACTCCAGCGCCTTCACGCCGTACTGAAATCCTGATGCTCCGCTGATACCAATGATGATGCGTGCTTTCATGGGGGGCTCCTTTATTCGAAATCCGGCAGGAAGCGCTTCACGTCCACGTCTTTAAATTTGGAACGCTGGAAGTTGTGCTTCAGGTGGAACGGTACCGTACAGTCGAAAATGGTTTTGCAGGACATCCCCTGTTGCAGGATGCTCGGGCTGTACTCCGGCACCTGGGACGGGTCGAGCGGGTGGCAGCGCACGCCGGGGATGGTAATGGTGTCGACATCGCCCTGATAGCGGGTTTGCATGGCCCACAGCACGTCGTCGCTATCGAAAATATCCACGTCTTCATCTACCAGAATCACGTGCTTGAGTTCCGGGAAGGCGGAGAAGGCCAGCAGGGCCGCCTGGCGCTGACGCCCTTCATCGGCTGGGGAGAATTTTTTAAATTGCAGCACTGCCAGCAATTTACCGCCGCCAGCTGAGTGGGCGAAAACGTT is part of the Klebsiella huaxiensis genome and encodes:
- a CDS encoding DUF554 domain-containing protein — its product is MLIGPYVNGAAVIIGGLIGAAAGGKLPDRVKTALPMTFGLCSVGLGITLVLKVKYMPAVVLAMVIGAILGELLHLEKGIGKAAGSTRGFINKVLPPVQGLSHEEFTEKFVAILVLFCASGTGIFGAMTEGMSGDPSILYIKTILDLFTAGIFATLLGYAVMTIAIPQVIIQVALAMLAVVILPMISPEMMADFSCAGGLLMVATGLRICNIKLFPVANMLPGLVLVMPFSHLWAALVA
- a CDS encoding UbiX family flavin prenyltransferase; translation: MKARIIIGISGASGFQYGVKALELLRPLPVEVHLVVSKGAEKTCELETDYQLDEVMALADVVHPISNLGASISSGSFKTLGMLVAPCSMRSLGAIAHCLTDNLLTRAADVVLKERRRLVLLARETPLNLGHIRNMLAVTEMGGIVFPPVPALYQRPQTADDIITHSVNRALDLFDLEVNNIPRWGEGELSFN